A portion of the Malassezia japonica chromosome 3, complete sequence genome contains these proteins:
- a CDS encoding uncharacterized protein (BUSCO:EOG092608WU; COG:S; EggNog:ENOG503NX6B) — MNLTAVTEKMRDMRVSGAGRSARLPDKFHKRLMERLEKIAMGRDAQCSAPLFRQTIGAFYSSVMDAATMKRLKENRSVEELLLLFFNSAQSSLKKRVVDEDERKSELQQEVQVFVRIVRETLRNSAVVPKELNERIDEYASLLGAPGGLPRPPSASSSPRPDQAVEDDTPAAEAPLILAVGKLFDVEGVQLLRDVDSVRPMSNMAAGMVDLKRIVYRIHAQQPWPGAPDDFVSVDEYKKWRSAELNALSQLMVDMCRLRPELLSNASTSDSTAARMPRKSTDGSTSTPELVADNEEDGELTFVPSDTTAAYQRVLERCIDVDLDAIRKKSEDEEVSLGILSPLHLQLLDVLAERWRIPRAFRALANLRVVKARYDCGDIPFECLGSALDQVVQVVQEVEPPQWRKHDQQAMRRSLDSLADTLLRGIYSQFQAVEAANMDEMQPTIELVERIQVLLAALGQQDTTPKQLHELNEAMRISAIQHYTSKTAELLGGGTNFLDAFGQLLTWIQDRVKVLDRKFSTSILSVSPVDVVIQKLVPLYLDDLASMREAVLQQVIQTNEIGEVNEALSLFERVRALVALYAASNAPTPLHFPLRRWFAPYVEQWLALTEVQASKWVQNALQADSFAAADGEETQHSTSITDLSVALRQPLQFLLNLQWPDKYEQACFFTILAKSYSRLMEQYCHAIEDLFMAEMLPAPDEPAPLLGGFLDGQLANEYVAALPPKQAAWVAKAKQTIAGEKKIQPFLFQPASCVKLNNIEAARKLLDDLYKRMDADRQAKIVAEQLHALPEDEGDDSAVGLGSERAPLHYLFSVKLVQAELLDAGRDEGEKLANRLDTFVTLSDESGMRLAKTRTIYDTYSPRWDEVFDIPASSLLWVSTTVWQRRFGSEPTIYGRAPLRLDPRVFRDQNAHEVWLTLDGSGGKVLVRISMEDAHDDILFHFGRAFRVLKRSEVDMVRVLVDHMSLFMRQFLSRSVVRSLVRGGRVNLDRAIDNVKALYASAVAQANGTAALIPPVDERKRSATLSDQELEAAIVPLLDYFEETLGTLKSSLSEDQAQFVLTRVWKEVLSTLESILVPPLSDAPSDMRQLSDKEVDIVFKWLSFLKSYFNAYDEETGVAHGVPLDILQGPKYRELISYLLLHDQTTDQLMVECVRGFQTRLAKSPAERRAKSKSVLNQRSLGTIRKHKRIKAEEDHTHTDMAMKILRMRPGTGDFLTQQLISMNSLQQSLTRPTPSASQPGLRRTSKRLSSLFNR, encoded by the coding sequence ATGAACCTCACGGCAGTCACGGAGAAGATGCGCGACATGCGCGTGAGTGGCGCgggacgcagcgcgcgcctgccCGACAAGTTCCACAAGCGGCTTATGGAGCGGCTCGAAAAGATCGCCAtgggccgcgacgcgcagtgCAGTGCGCCTCTGTTTCGCCAGACCATCGGCGCGTTCTACAGCAGCGTGATGGATGCAGCGACCATGAAGCGGCTCAAGGAAAACcgcagcgtcgaggagcttTTGCTGCTCTTTTTCAACTCGGCACAGTCCTCGCTCAagaagcgcgtcgtggacgaggacgagcgcaaGTCGGAGCTGCAGCAAGAAGTACAGGTATTTgtgcgcatcgtgcgcgagACACTGCGCAACTCGGCAGTCGTGCCAAAAGAACTgaacgagcgcatcgacgagtacgcgtcgctgctcggcgcgccgggcggcctgccgcgcccgcccagcgcgagcagctcgccgcgccccgACCAGGCCGTGGAAGACGacacgccggcggcggaaGCGCCCTTGATCTTGGCGGTCGGCAAGCTCTTTGACGTGGAAGGCgtgcagctcctgcgcgacgtcgactCGGTCCGTCCGATGTCCAACATGGCGGCTGGCATGGTCGACTTGAAGCGCATCGTCTACCGGATCCACGCACAGCAGCCGTGGCCCGGCGCCCCGGACGACTTTGTCTCGGTCGACGAGTACAAAAAGTGGCGGTCCGCCGAGCTCAATGCGCTGTCGCAGCTGATGGTCGACATGTGCCGTCTGCGCCCTGAGCTGCTCAGCAATGCGTCCACAAGCGATAGCACAGCGGCACGCATGCCGCGCAAGTCGACCGACGGAAGCACAAgcacgcccgagctcgtcgccgacaaTGAGGAGGACGGCGAGCTGACGTTTgtgccgagcgacacgACCGCTGCCTaccagcgcgtgctcgagcggtGCATTGACGTGGACCTGGACGCGATACGGAAAAAgagcgaggacgaagaAGTATCCCTCGGCATCCTCTCGCCGCTTCATCTCCAGCTGCTCGATGTGCTTGCGGAGCGGTGGCGCATTCCGCGTGCCTTCCGCGCGCTGGCGAACCTGCGCGTGGTCAAGGCGCGGTACGACTGCGGCGATATCCCGTTCGAGTGCCTCGGCTCCGCCCTCGACCAGGTCGTGCAGGTCGTGCAGGAGGTGGAGCCGCCGCAGTGGCGCAAGCACGACCAGCaagcgatgcgccgctcgctcgacTCTCTGGCCGacacgctgctgcgtggcaTCTATTCCCAGTtccaggcggtcgaggcggcgaaTATGGACGAGATGCAGCCTACgatcgagctcgtggagcGCATCCAGGTGCTgcttgctgcgctcggccagcagGACACTACACCAAAACAACTGCACGAGCTGAacgaggcgatgcgcatCAGCGCGATCCAGCACTATACGTCCAAGACggccgagctcctcggcggaGGAACCAACTTTTTGGATGCGTTTGGGCAGCTCCTCACTTGGATCCAAGACCGCGTCAAGGTGCTGGACCGTAAGTTTTCTACGTCGATCCTGTCGGTGTCGCCGGTGGACGTCGTGATTCAAAAGCTCGTGCCGTTGTatctcgacgacctcgcaTCGATGCGCGAAGCTGTTTTGCAGCAGGTCATACAGACCAACGAGATCGGTGAAGTGAACGAGGCGCTAAGCTTGTTtgagcgcgtgcgtgcgctcgtggCACTGTACGCTGCGAGCAACGCCCCGACGCCGCTCCACTttccgctgcgccgctggtTTGCGCCGTACGTCGAGCAGTGGCTCGCCTTGACCGAGGTGCAGGCGTCCAAGTGGGTCCAGAATGCACTCCAAGCCGATAGCTttgccgcggccgacggaGAAGAGACGCAGCACAGCACGTCGATCACCGACCTgtcggtcgcgctgcggcagccGCTGCAGTTCCTGCTCAACCTGCAGTGGCCGGACAAGTACGAGCAGGCGTGCTTCTTTACGATCCTCGCAAAGTCGTACAGCCGGCTCATGGAGCAGTACTGCCACGCGATTGAGGACCTATTCATGGCTGAGATGCTGCCTGCGCCCGACgagccggcgccgctcctcggcggctTTCTGGACGGGCAGCTGGCGAACGAGTACGTGGCCGCGCTCCCTCCGAAGCAGGCCGCGTGGgtcgccaaggccaagcAGACGATTGCAGGCGAGAAAAAGATCCAGCCCTTCCTTTTCCAGCCTGCATCGTGTGTCAAGCTGAACAATATCGAGGCGGCACgcaagctcctcgacgatCTCTACAAGCGCATGGACGCGGACCGCCAGGCGAAGATTgttgccgagcagctccacGCGCTGCCGGAGGACGAGGGAGATGACTCGGCCGTGGGCCTTGGcagcgagcgtgcgccgttGCACTACCTCTTTTCCGTCAAGCTCGTccaggccgagctgctggacgcaggccgcgacgagggcgaaAAGCTTGCGAATCGCCTCGACACGTTTGTCACGCTGAGCGACGAAAGTGgcatgcgcctcgccaaAACGCGCACGATCTACGATACTTACTCGCCACGCTGGGACGAGGTGTTTGACATTCCCGCCTCTTCGCTCCTGTGGGTCTCGACAACCGTGTGGCAGCGCCGCTTTGGCAGCGAGCCAACCATTTAtgggcgcgcgccgctgcggctcGACCCGCGCGTCTTTCGCGACCAAAACGCACACGAAGTGTGgctcacgctcgacggAAGCGGCGGCAAAGTCCTCGTGCGTATCAGTATGGAAGATGCGCACGACGATATCCTCTTCCACTTTGGCCGTGCGTTCCGTGTGCTGAAACGTTCGGAAGTGGATATGGTGCGTGTGTTGGTCGACCACATGTCGCTCTTTATGCGCCAGTTCCtctcgcgctcggtcgTGCGTTcgctggtgcgcggcggccgcgtgAATCTGGACCGTGCCATCGACAACGTCAAGGCATtgtacgcctcggcggtCGCACAGGCGAacggcacggcggcgctcaTTCCGCCAGTCGACGAGcggaagcgcagcgcgacgctctcggaccaggagctcgaggcggcgatcGTGCCGCTTCTCGACTACTTTGAAgagacgctcggcacgctcaaGAGCTCGCTCAGCGAGGACCAGGCGCAGTTTGTCCTCACGCGTGTCTGGAAAGAGGTCCTGTCGACGCTCGAGTCGATTCTCGTCCCCCCGCTCTCGGATGCACCCTCCGACATGCGGCAGCTGTCGGACAAGGAGGTGGACATTGTATTCAAGTGGCTGTCGTTCCTCAAGTCCTACTTTAATGCGTACGACGAAGAGAcgggcgtcgcgcacggcgtgccgctggATATCCTGCAAGGGCCCAAGTACCGCGAGCTCATCTCGTACTTGCTCCTCCACGACCAGACCACGGACCAGCTGATGGTCGAGTGCGTGCGTGGTTTCCAGACGCGGCTCGCCAAGTCGCccgcggagcgccgcgccaagtCCAAGTCGGTTTTGAACcagcgctcgctcggcacgatTCGCAAGCACAAGCGGATCAAGGCCGAAGAAGACCACACGCACACCGATATGGCGATGAAGATTTTGCGCATGCGGCCTGGCACGGGCGACTTTTTGACGCAGCAGCTCATTTCGATGAACTCGCTGCAGCAGTCTCTCACGCGCCCCAcgccctcggcctcgcAGCCGGGTCTGCGGCGCACATCCAAGCGTCTTTCGAGCTTGTTTAATAGGTAA
- the RFT1 gene encoding Oligosaccharide translocation protein rft1 (EggNog:ENOG503NWTC; COG:D; TransMembrane:12 (i379-399o405-425i446-468o480-497i517-535o541-560i572-599o702-722i789-813o825-846i858-878o898-919i)) has translation MHGEAWWANALYQPLRATLGAWEEAHTPPRQFLDALELVPVLVDGTEAGGARRAAREPRVVGVPSHAWLAQRVVLAYVLHAPYAEASPPARMQPFRAAIERLYTWLQRRDDEGWAPRWLGMYSESAVHNAQDTLYHLLGAAQSMAHLGELVPAALLQLPVCPHKPLEERLGVDRAAYLLQRASHSALSVPDQRFLLALLQRSNAVDPCLGLAAFGIDDVARAAVHNTHAAYAWTLVLGTSDFPWEALGEALSQHARAGLGMQRRVHDFLAQLLQSTYCYTVQTQCMPGYLGLRAQQLAPPASDDEASTEEFAVYVAQLIEKGLLPIHASQRTWDVAQNTDTAHDTLDALAVELRSLALAYSNHVFFTMALTQTLASARALLLLQVGVRLVTFVLNQLLVRTTSPAVFGAANVQLELVLSIVLALARDGVRATVMRRRDQQSSVHNLALLPVVIGSVLAVSVGWGYVAYLAPDALRAQGSALPVSVALYCLGAMLELVSEPLHTYALTLEGYVRLRVAMEASAVLARAVCAVLLLRPQGLDWLASVYAACVGHAHTSWLAWALGKKALGPEAIALVAFSLSRAVFGGVLLLTACVGIAYMDSWRRVVTTLLPARGVPLDKETRELVVVTSGQALLKFVLTEGDKLAVARLTTLEDQGGYALASNYGSLLARTLFQPIEESARLYFSEALGSSKKDAAEAQGSAALLSVLFRLHALLGLGLLTFGPPLAQPFLMIVAGPRWAQSASGGASHASAILASYCYYLPVMGINGIVEAFLQSTAPPALLAWYSRVLVGSSAAFVGALALGHGAFAHYGAALESVGLRQETVLVWANIVGLAVRAVVCMRYVAQTLASAVPRPSLVGSLPAASILGTLGMSAATLRYLAAPLGERATWFAPNSALVPLATTMGLGVATTLLLCVLLERRSFLDALRLVR, from the exons AtgcacggcgaggcgtgGTGGGCCAACGCGCTGTACcagccgctgcgtgcgacgctcggGGCGTGGGAGGaggcgcacacgccgccCCGGCAGTttctcgatgcgctggagcTCGTGCCTGTGTTGGTGGACGGCACAGAGGCCGGAggggcacgccgcgccgcgcgcgagccccgcgtcgtcggcgtgccgagccaTGCAtggctcgcgcagcgtgtcgtACTTGCGTACGTGCTGCATGCGCCGTACGCAGAAGCGAGCCCCCCGGCGCGGATGCAGCCGTTCCGTGCGgcgatcgagcgcctctATACGtggctgcagcggcgcgacgacgagggaTGGGCGCCGCGGTGGTTGGGAATGTACTCGGAGAGTGCGGTGCACAATGCGCAAGACACACTCTACCACCTGCTTGGTGCGGCACAGTCCATGGCgcatctcggcgagctcgtgccGGCCGCCTTGCTGCAGCTGCCCGTCTGCCCCCACAAGCCGCTCGAGGAAAGGCTgggcgtcgaccgcgccgcgtacCTCTTGCAGCGCGCATCGCACAGTGCGCTGTCGGTACCCGACCAGCGCTtcctccttgcgctgctgcagcgtaGCAACGCCGTGGACCCCTGCCTTGGGCTCGCGGCGTTTGGCATCGACGAcgtcgcacgcgctgcTGTACATAATACCCATGCCGCGTACGCGTGGACGCTCGTGCTTGGAACATCCGACTTTCCGTGggaagcgctcggcgaggcgctctcgCAACACGCCCGCGCGGGACTCGGTAtgcagcggcgtgtgcacgactttctcgcgcagctcctccaGAGCACGTACTGCTACACTGTACAGACGCAGTGCATGCCTGGCTACCTCGGCCTACGTGcacagcagctcgcccCCCCtgcctcggacgacgaggcgagcaCCGAAGAGTTTGCGGTCTatgtcgcgcagctcatTGAAAAGGGCCTCCTGCCCATCCACGCGAGCCAACGTACGTGGGACGTTGCGCAAAATACAGATACCGCCcacgacacgctcgacgcactcgCGGTCGAGTTGCGCAGCCTCGCACTGGCCTACTCCAA CCACGTGTTTTTTACCATGGCCCTCACGCAAACGctcgcgtcggcgcgcgcgctgctcctgcttcaggtcggcgtgcgcctcgtgaCGTTTGTGCTGAACCAGCTCTTGGTGCGCaccacgtcgccggcggTGTTTGGCGCGGCGAacgtgcagctcgagctcgtgctgagcatcgtcctcgcgctcgcacgcGACGGCGTCCGGGCGACCgtgatgcgccgccgcgaccaGCAGAGCAGTGTACACAACCTCGCGCTCTTGCCGGTGGTCATAGGGAGTGTGTTGGCGGTGAGTGTAGGATGGGGATACGTCGCATACCTCGCACCGGACGCACTGCGGGCGCAGGGCTCGGCCCTGCCCGTGTCCGTCGCGCTGTACTGTCTCGGGgcgatgctcgagctggtATCGGAGCCGCTGCATACGTATGcgctcacgctcgaggggtacgtgcgcctgcgcgtcgcgatggaggccagcgccgtgctcgcgcgcgcagtCTGTGCAGTGCTCCTCTTGCGGCCGCAGGGCCTTGACTGGCTCGCTAGCGTGtacgcggcgtgcgtcgggcACGCGCACACTTCGTGGCTTGCGTGGGCACTAGGCAAAAAGGCGCTAGGTCCTGAAGCGATTGCGCTGGTCGCTTTTTCGCTCAGCCGCGCCGTgttcggcggcgtgctgcttcttacggcgtgcgtcggcaTTGCGTACATGGACTCgtggcgccgcgtcgtgaCGACGCTCCTTCCTGCACGGGGCGTACCACTCGACAAGgagacgcgcgagctggtcgtCGTCACGAGcggccaggcgctcctcAAGTTTGTGCTCACCGAAGGCGATAaactcgccgtcgcgcgcctcaccacgctcgaggaccagGGGGGCTACGCGCTCGCAAGCAACTACGGCTCACTCCTCGCACGCACACTATTCCAGCCGATCGAGGAGAGCGCGCGTCTCTACTTttccgaggcgctcggctccTCGAAAAAAGACGCCGCAGAGGCCCagggcagcgcggcgctccttaGCGTCCTCTTTcgcctgcacgcgctcctcggcctgggCTTGCTGACGTTTgggccgccgctcgcgcagccaTTCTTGATGATCGTCGCGGGGCCGCGGTGGGCGCAGAGTGcatcgggcggcgcgtcgcacgcctcggcgatccTCGCGAGCTACTGCTACTACCTGCCGGTGATGGGCATCAACGGCATTGTCGAGGCGTTCCTGCAGTCGACGGCCCCGcccgcgctcctcgcgtGGTACTCGCGGGTGCTCGTCggatcgagcgccgcttTTGTCGGTGCTTTGGCGCTTGGGCATGGCGCATTCGCGCACTACGGCGCGGCCCTCGAGTCGGTAGGCCTGCGCCAAGAGACCGTGCTGGTCTGGGCGAATATCGTGGGCCTCGCGGTGCGTGCCGTGGTCTGTAtgcggtacgtcgcacaGACCCTTGCGTCGGCCGTCCCACGCCCGAGCCTCGTGGGCTCGCTGCCAGCTGCGAGcatcctcggcacgctcggcatgtcggccgcgacgctgcggtaccttgctgcgccgcttggcgagcgcgcgacgtggttCGCCCCGAACTCGGCGCTGGTGCCGCTTGCGACGACGATGGGGCTCGGTGTCGCGACAACCTTGCTTCTCTG tgtgctcctcgagcgccgctctttcctcgacgcgctgcggctcgTGCGATAA
- a CDS encoding uncharacterized protein (EggNog:ENOG503PKX3), whose product MQAAPLSARRSTGLKLRAVDVVAPEYREIASESDARPKSTNMHRPGILPAGSVARAPNKAQAHAHSDSDSESERAASSAPSAMFFAMPSIVVASIDRSLAFYTKALGFRRRGAKDARQVRIQRAPPPRANERNAAQYVASSDGVHLLLRAASEPMPGSVWIMIQDADALFQEIAAKLVQYSLTMCDYFPPENFGQARIESRPKNTTWGTREFKVIDPDENVLVMCQERR is encoded by the exons atgcaggcggcgccgttgtcggcgcggcggagcaCGGGCCTcaagctgcgtgcggtggACGTGGTGGCGCCCGAGTACCGCGAGATTGCAAG CGAGAGCGATGCGCGGCCCAAGTCGACCAACATGCACCGGCCCGGGATCCTTCCCGCGGGGAgcgtggcgcgtgcgccgaaCAAAGCACAGGCGCATGCGCACAGCGACTCGGATTCCGAGTCGGAGCGTgccgcaagcagcgcgccgagcgccatgtTCTTTGCGATGCCGAGCATTGTAGTTGCTTC AATCGACCGTTCGCTGGCCTTTTATACCAAAGCCCTGGGCTTTCGGCGGCGTGGAGCGAAGGATGCGCGGCAGGTGCGCatccagcgcgcgccgccccccCGCGCGAATGAGCGCAATGCTGCGCAGTACGTCGCGAGCTCGGACGGTGTGCATCtcctgctgcgtgcggcgtcCGAGCCGATGCCCGGCTCGGTGTGGATCATGATCCAGGATGCCGACG CGCTCTTTCAAGAGATTGCGGCAAAGCTTGTGCAGTATTCGCTCACGATGTGCGACTACTTCCCCCCCGAAAACTTTGGCCAGGCCCGAATCGAGAGCCGTCCAAAGAACACCACTTGGGGCACGCGGGAGTTCAAGGTAATTGATCCCGACGAAAACGTGCTTGTCATGTGCCAGGAACGGCGGTAA
- the MID1 gene encoding stretch-activated cation channel mid1 (SECRETED:SignalP(1-24); BUSCO:EOG09261S7X; COG:S; EggNog:ENOG503NZ3A), whose translation MVDVAPGHIALLLYLVLCWNMAWAAKSSTQKGVHTQIPTQSTASFVSASTGLAPLPTDVPVVVADPKPYKLNDSMIVRSDLNMNASDGLFYTFNTTANTPIYISLSVCSGPSIPAYNTSNSTLLNHLGRNAAEARQSTLVSMYVSDKWNVPRPGPDSGISSSMTGFAQGGWTDVQLKKGSKDGVWIGVYPPADPRGIDGTYRIQLSASTKAQMENVDNRPMLFYDDSDVHSALLTSFNYTSPAPNISLIVLPTDGEYSLSSITYFNSSFCAVFDTWNKLQDSINALQINSSETSRNTIQVVTRGDEYRRKKGNKSMSSSPEPSLNDTAGLRPPGSNARRGVADPVPMSDLLARGVNVTKRDNDDGGDDADNVPGPQVRKQFLVKTLDPGRNYTAYLVSSQNSSGILSRTLYPSVKFVTKTNRNCRLLYNVPFCPELAYSIPFNPENSIEDAMKVLGEMISANYGNFSATLGTFPCDSDEFGMYSSVTTCADCLRAYQSWLCAVAIPRCTDMIDPAESAASQDGTDLEGLPMPSNTQLHPYVVNRIGKNSSRQSYIDELLSPGDYGELLPCLSTCEMVTRSCPPLLKWKCPKWTVTAERDYGTFADAGTDGLGEDLNGGAGPEGLRYGGAPSRYVAYDAFGHVYCNAMDVDRLLRQASSAARPAPAGALLVAALVAWSMTW comes from the exons ATGGTGGACGTGGCGCCGGGGCACATCGCCCTGCTGCTCTATCTCGTGTTATGCTGGAACATGGCATGGGCAGCCAAATCATC TACACAGAAGGGAGTACATACCCAGATTCCCACGCAGAGCACGGCGTCGTTCGTGAGTGCAAGCAcgggcctcgcgccgctgccgacggATGTGCCGGTCGTGGTGGCGGATCCAAAGCCGTACAAGCTCAATGATTCCATGATCGTACGCAGCGACCTCAACATGAACGCAAGCGATGGCCTTTTCTATACCTTCAACACCACGGCCAATACGCCGATTTACATCTCGCTCTCGGTGTGTTCTGGGCCGAGCATTCCGGCGTACAATACAAGCAACTCGACGCTGCTGAACCATCTGGGACGCAATGCAGCAGAGGCACGGCAGTCGACGTTGGTGTCGATGTACGTGTCCGACAAGTGGAACGTACCGCGCCCAGGGCCCGACTCGGGTATCTCGAGCTCCATGACGGGCTTTGCCCAGGGCGGGTGGACGGATGTCCAGCTAAAAAAGGGGTCCAAGGACGGCGTCTGGATCGGCGTGTATCCCCCCGCGGATCCGCGGGGGATCGACGGCACCTACCGCATCCAGCtctcggcgtcgaccaAAGCGCAAATGGAGAATGTCGACAACCGGCCCATGCTCTTTTacgacgactcggacgtGCACAGCGCGCTGCTTACTTCGTTTAATTATACCTCGCCAGCGCCCAACATTAGTCTGATTGTGCTGCCGACGGACGGAGAGTACTCGCTTTCCTCCATCACCTACTTCAACTCGTCGTTCTGCGCGGTCTTTGACACTTGGAACAAGCTCCAGGATAGTATTAATGCGCTCCAGATCAACAGCAGCGAGACCAGCCGCAACACGATCCAGGTCGTGACGCGGGGCGACGAGTACCGCCGCAAGAAGGGGAACAAGTCcatgtcctcgtcgcccgagccgaGTCTCAACGACACGGCGGGCCTGCGGCCCCCGGGCTCGAATGCCcgtcgcggcgtcgcggacCCGGTGCCGATGTCGGACCTGCTTGCCCGCGGCGTCAATGTGACGAAACGCGACAACGACGatggcggcgacgacgcggacAACGTGCCGGGGCcgcaggtgcgcaagcAGTTCCTGGTCAAGACGCTGGATCCAGGGCGCAACTACACCGCGTACCTCGTCTCGTCGCAGAACTCGAGTGGGATCTTGAGCCGCACGCTCTACCCTTCCGTCAAGTTTGTGACCAAGACGAACCGCAACTGCCGCCTGCTGTACAATGTGCCGTTCTGCCCGGAGCTCGCGTACTCGATCCCTTTTAACCCGGAAAACTCGATCGAAGACGCGATGaaggtgctcggcgagatgaTCTCGGCCAACTACGGCAACTTtagcgcgacgctcggcacgttCCCAtgcgactcggacgagttTGGGATGTACTCGAGTGtcacgacgtgcgccgacTGCCTGCGTGCCTACCAGAGCTGGCTGTGTGCCGTGGCGATCCCGCGGTGCACCGACATGATCGACCCGGCGgaaagcgccgcgagccaGGACGGGACGGACCTCGAGGGACTGCCGATGCCGTCCAACACGCAACTCCATCCGTACGTCGTGAACCGTATCGGAAAGAACTCCTCGCGGCAGTCGTACAttgacgagctgctgaGTCCAGGGGACtacggcgagctgctgccgtGCCTCTCGACGTGCGAGATGgtgacgcgctcgtgcccGCCGCTGCTCAAGTGGAAGTGCCCCAAGTGGACCGTGacggcggagcgcgactATGGCACGTTTGCCGACGCGGGCAccgacggcctcggcgaggatctcaacggcggcgcggggccCGAGGGACTGCGgtacggcggcgcgccgtcgcggtaCGTTGCCTACGATGCGTTCGGCCACGTCTACTGCAACGCGATGgacgtcgaccgcctgctgcgccaggccagcagcgcggcacggcccgcaccggccggcgcactgctcgtcgcggcgcttgtcgCGTGGAGCATGACTTGGTAG
- the HOG1 gene encoding mitogen-activated protein kinase (EggNog:ENOG503NVMG; COG:T): MADFAKLSIFGTVFEVTTRYENLQPVGMGAFGLVCSAKDKLTDTSVAIKKVMKPFSTPVLAKRTYRELKLLKNIRHENVRVATYPDYQPDYFVTELLGTDLHRLLTSRPLEKQFVQYFLYQILRGLKYVHSAGVVHRDLKPSNILINENCDLKICDFGLARVQDPQMTGYVSTRYYRAPEIMLTWQKYDVAVDVWSAGCIFSEMLEGKPLFPGKDHVNQFSIITELLGTPPDEVIQTICSENTLRFVQSLPKRERVSFRERFPNTDPEALDLLDKMLVFDLNKRITAAQSLGHPYLAPYHNPADEPEADETFDWSFNDADLPIDTWKVMMYSEILDFHNMEEPGLDTGAVPMAKSVQEVGEQ, translated from the exons ATGGCCGACTTTGCGAAGCTCTCCATTTTCGGCACGGTCTTTGAGGTGACGACGCGCTATGAGAACTTGCAGCCGGTGGGAATGGGTGCCTTCGGCCTCGTGTGCAGTGCAAAAGACAAGTTGACAGACACGTCGGTGGCGATCAAGAAAGTGATGAAGCCCTTTAGCACGCCGGTCCTCGCGAAGCGTACCTATCGCGAACTGAAGCTCCTCAAGAACATCCGGCACGAGAATGTACGTGTGGCGACTTACCCAGATTATCAGCCTGA TTACTTTGtcaccgagctgctcggtACCGACCTGCACCGCCTGCTCACCAGCCGCCCGCTGGAGAAGCAGTTTGTGCAGTACTTCCTCTACCAGATTCTGCGCGGCCTCAAGTACGTGCactcggccggcgtcgtgcaccgcgaccTAAAGCCGAGCAACATCCTGATCAACGAGAACTGCGACTTGAAGATCTGCGACTTTGGTCTCGCGCGTGTGCAGGACCCCCAGATGACCGGATACGTGTCTACGCGCTACTACCGCGCGCCGGAGATTATGCTCACCTGGCAAAAGTACGacgtcgcggtcgacgtGTGGAGTGCAGGCTGCATCTTCtccgagatgctcgagggCAAGCCGCTGTTCCCCGGCAAGGACCATGTGAACCAGTTTTCGATCATcaccgagctcctcggcacgccccCGGACGAGGTGATCCAGACGATCTGCTCGGAAAACACGCTGCGCTTTGTGCAGTCGCTGCcgaagcgcgagcgcgtctcGTTCCGCGAGCGCTTCCCGAATACAGaccccgaggcgctggatCTGCTCGACAAGATGCTCGTCTTTGACCTGAACAAGCGCATCACGGCCGCGCAATCGCTCGGACACCCCTACCTCGCGCCCTACCACAACCCCGCggacgagcccgaggcggacgagaCCTTTGACTGGAGTTTCAACGACGCGGACCTCCCGATCGATACGTGGAAAGTGATGATGTACTCGGAAATTCTCG ACTTCCACAATATGGAGGAACCGGGACTGGACACGGGCGCTGTGCCCATGGCCAAGTCCGTGCAGGAGGTTGGCGAGCAGTAG